A window of Corallococcus macrosporus DSM 14697 contains these coding sequences:
- a CDS encoding sensor histidine kinase: MRISTKLGLGLTLTSAVILGAYGYSQLRKEAHDLRTATEQATRLLATALQVAMENALRDGQAADVDEILESLEHRDPTVDVFVFDAQAVPVVRSPGSSRTLHLVEDASRRVLKTRHALTHFAGPEKLSHLLIVLPLSSEDGAAVVGALAVLKPLDGLRQDLESTTRSTVLSVLTLIAGISVVGWLLLLLSLQRPLERVVRAMRAVRGGDFTATVTAGGDDEVGEVVQAFNGMVKELGEARQRLSAEAESRRALEAGLRRVDKLAAVGQLSAGLAHEIGSPLLILNGRAQALAARAELPDDVRRNAGILVEQSERIERIVRQLLDLARRKPSRLEPLDALASVRAVVELLEFDARKRDVRLSFHCEQPLPRVLADGDGLQQVALNLLTNALRATPRGGEVRVSLSPSTFQPAPGLRERHGVRLSVEDTGVGMDEAALERVFEPFFTTWSAHGGTGLGLPVVKAIIAEHGGAVTVASRAGQGTHFAVHIPSEKGEGAGAV, translated from the coding sequence GTGCGCATCTCCACGAAGCTGGGCCTGGGCCTGACGCTGACGAGCGCCGTCATCCTGGGCGCCTACGGCTACAGCCAGCTCCGCAAGGAGGCGCACGACCTGCGCACGGCCACCGAGCAGGCCACCCGCCTGCTGGCCACGGCGCTCCAGGTGGCCATGGAGAACGCGCTGCGGGACGGACAGGCGGCGGACGTGGATGAAATCCTCGAGTCGCTGGAGCACCGCGACCCCACGGTGGACGTGTTCGTCTTCGACGCCCAGGCCGTCCCCGTGGTGCGCTCCCCGGGCAGCTCGCGGACGCTGCACCTGGTGGAGGACGCCTCCCGGCGGGTGCTGAAGACGCGGCACGCCCTCACCCACTTCGCCGGCCCGGAGAAGCTGTCGCACCTGCTCATCGTCCTGCCGCTGAGCAGCGAGGACGGCGCCGCGGTGGTGGGGGCGCTCGCGGTGCTGAAGCCACTGGACGGGCTGCGGCAGGACTTGGAGTCCACCACCCGCTCCACCGTGCTGTCGGTGCTGACGCTCATCGCCGGCATCTCCGTGGTGGGCTGGCTGCTGCTGCTGCTCTCCCTCCAGCGCCCCCTGGAGCGCGTGGTGCGGGCCATGCGCGCGGTGCGCGGCGGCGACTTCACCGCCACGGTGACGGCCGGCGGTGACGACGAGGTGGGCGAGGTCGTCCAGGCCTTCAACGGCATGGTGAAGGAGCTGGGCGAGGCGCGGCAGCGGCTGTCCGCCGAGGCGGAGTCGCGGCGGGCGCTGGAGGCGGGCCTGCGGCGCGTGGACAAGCTGGCCGCCGTGGGGCAGCTCTCCGCGGGGCTGGCGCACGAAATCGGCTCGCCGCTGCTCATCCTCAACGGGCGGGCCCAGGCCCTGGCCGCGCGCGCCGAGCTGCCCGACGACGTGCGCCGCAACGCGGGCATCCTGGTGGAGCAGTCGGAGCGCATCGAGCGCATCGTCCGCCAGCTCCTGGACCTGGCCCGCCGCAAGCCGTCGAGGCTGGAGCCCCTGGACGCGCTCGCCTCCGTGCGCGCGGTGGTGGAGCTGCTGGAGTTCGACGCGCGCAAGCGCGACGTGCGGCTGAGCTTCCATTGCGAGCAGCCCCTGCCCCGCGTGCTGGCGGACGGCGACGGGCTCCAGCAGGTGGCGCTCAACCTGCTCACCAACGCGCTGCGCGCCACGCCCCGGGGCGGCGAGGTGCGCGTGTCACTTTCGCCGTCCACCTTCCAGCCCGCCCCCGGCCTGCGCGAGCGCCACGGCGTGCGCCTGTCCGTGGAGGACACCGGCGTGGGCATGGATGAAGCGGCGCTGGAGCGCGTCTTCGAGCCCTTCTTCACCACCTGGAGCGCCCACGGCGGCACGGGCCTGGGCCTGCCGGTGGTGAAGGCCATCATCGCCGAGCACGGCGGCGCCGTGACGGTGGCGTCCCGCGCGGGCCAGGGCACCCACTTCGCCGTGCACATTCCTTCCGAGAAGGGAGAGGGGGCGGGGGCGGTATGA
- the epsD gene encoding exopolysaccharide biosynthesis glycosyltransferase EpsD, protein MSSSSAPRLSVVIATYNRLPLITRLLWQLAGQTLPPERFEVVVVDDGSKEPTRAPLQALALPYTLRVEVQQNAGAAAARHRGVLAARGDVVLVTDDDMQVAPDFLERHLAHHPPGSRTVVLGRIRPDPSIGDMPLFERWYAYLNNRMAEELSAPGARARGVHLFTGNVSFPRADYVGVGGFDKSLGQSEDVELGVRLEKAGCGFVFARDAYVLHGSDHVSFERWLKRAHRYGMFDTQVARKHPDVRDVNPWRLLFKTNPLTRPLLAATLVAPDASRVLTRAVMHAANAADKLGLEKAAFAGTSVVYGMEYLRGARGEAGGWTGITREVARYLQGRGE, encoded by the coding sequence ATGAGCTCCTCCTCCGCTCCGCGGCTCAGCGTCGTCATCGCCACGTACAACCGGCTGCCCCTCATCACCCGGCTGCTGTGGCAGTTGGCCGGGCAGACGCTGCCGCCCGAGCGGTTCGAGGTCGTCGTTGTGGATGACGGCTCCAAGGAGCCCACCCGCGCGCCGCTCCAAGCCCTGGCCCTGCCCTACACCCTGCGCGTGGAGGTGCAGCAGAACGCGGGCGCCGCCGCGGCCCGGCACCGGGGCGTGCTGGCCGCGCGTGGTGACGTGGTGCTCGTCACGGATGACGACATGCAGGTGGCGCCGGACTTCCTGGAGCGGCACCTGGCGCACCACCCGCCGGGCTCGCGCACCGTGGTGCTGGGCCGCATCCGCCCCGACCCGTCCATTGGCGACATGCCGCTGTTCGAGCGCTGGTACGCGTACCTCAACAACCGCATGGCGGAGGAGCTCTCCGCCCCCGGCGCGCGGGCGCGCGGCGTGCACCTGTTCACCGGGAACGTGTCCTTCCCCCGCGCGGACTACGTGGGCGTGGGCGGCTTCGACAAGTCCCTGGGCCAGTCGGAGGACGTGGAGCTGGGCGTGCGGCTGGAGAAGGCGGGCTGCGGCTTCGTCTTCGCGCGGGACGCGTACGTGCTGCACGGCAGCGACCACGTCTCCTTCGAGCGCTGGCTGAAGCGCGCGCACCGCTACGGCATGTTCGACACGCAGGTGGCGCGCAAGCACCCGGACGTGCGCGACGTGAATCCGTGGCGGCTGCTGTTCAAGACGAACCCCCTCACCCGCCCGCTGCTGGCGGCCACGCTGGTGGCGCCGGACGCGTCGCGCGTGCTGACGCGCGCGGTGATGCACGCCGCCAACGCCGCGGACAAGCTGGGCCTGGAGAAGGCCGCCTTCGCCGGCACCTCCGTGGTGTACGGGATGGAGTATCTGCGCGGCGCGCGCGGCGAGGCCGGCGGCTGGACGGGCATCACCCGCGAGGTCGCCCGCTACCTGCAGGGCCGGGGGGAGTAG
- a CDS encoding sigma-54-dependent transcriptional regulator, with protein sequence MSTPRRRLLILDDDAGVVDFLRESLDARGYEAVGRTSPEEALALFEREPFDLVITDVEMPRMRGTEVLEALLTRKPGQLVVLITAFGSVELAVAAVKAGACDFVTKPFNIDALVLTLERAFRERQLRREIVRLRAAVPGDTPGGLVARSPAMQKALEVSRRAARSDATVLLTGETGTGKSALARFIHESSPRRAQPFLQLNCAALPSGLAESELFGARRGAYTDAREDRAGVFVSAGGGTLFLDEVGELSLEVQAKLLQALETGRVRPLGSSTEAPVRARVLAATNQPLEVLLREGRFRADLYYRLNVIRIEVPPLRERREDLLPLVDFFLGRLGEQQQREVLGVSATAMKRLLAHAWPGNVRELANLLERAVALADHDTLVPEDFDLPGGGDGGLASLLDRASGEAAPLEEVERAYVRRVVEAQGGNKAAAARILGINRRTLYRKLDLEE encoded by the coding sequence ATGAGCACTCCCAGAAGACGCCTGCTCATCCTGGATGATGACGCGGGGGTGGTGGACTTCCTCCGCGAGTCCCTGGACGCGCGCGGCTACGAAGCCGTGGGGCGCACCTCGCCCGAGGAGGCGCTGGCCCTCTTCGAGCGTGAGCCCTTCGACCTGGTCATCACCGACGTGGAGATGCCCCGCATGCGCGGCACGGAGGTGCTGGAGGCGCTGCTGACGCGCAAGCCGGGCCAGCTCGTGGTGCTCATCACCGCCTTCGGCAGCGTGGAGCTGGCGGTGGCGGCGGTGAAGGCGGGCGCCTGCGACTTCGTCACCAAGCCCTTCAACATCGACGCGCTGGTCCTCACGCTGGAGCGCGCCTTCCGCGAGCGGCAGCTCCGCCGCGAAATCGTCCGCCTGCGCGCGGCCGTCCCCGGCGACACGCCCGGCGGCCTGGTGGCCCGCAGCCCCGCCATGCAGAAGGCGCTGGAGGTGTCCCGCCGCGCCGCGCGCAGCGACGCCACCGTGCTGCTCACCGGCGAGACGGGCACCGGCAAGAGCGCCCTGGCGCGCTTCATCCACGAGTCCAGCCCCCGGCGCGCCCAGCCCTTCCTCCAGCTCAACTGCGCCGCCCTGCCCTCGGGCCTGGCGGAGAGCGAGCTGTTCGGCGCCAGGCGCGGGGCCTACACCGACGCGCGCGAGGACCGGGCCGGCGTCTTCGTGTCGGCCGGCGGCGGCACGCTCTTCCTGGACGAGGTGGGCGAGCTGTCGCTGGAGGTGCAGGCCAAGCTGCTCCAGGCCCTGGAGACGGGGCGCGTGCGCCCGCTGGGCTCCAGCACGGAGGCGCCCGTGCGCGCCCGCGTGCTGGCCGCCACCAACCAGCCGCTGGAGGTGCTGCTGCGCGAGGGCCGCTTCCGCGCGGACCTCTACTACCGCCTCAACGTCATCCGCATCGAGGTGCCCCCGCTGCGCGAGCGGCGCGAGGACCTCCTCCCGCTGGTGGACTTCTTCCTCGGGCGCCTGGGCGAGCAGCAGCAGCGCGAGGTGCTGGGCGTGTCCGCCACCGCGATGAAGCGGCTGCTGGCCCACGCGTGGCCCGGCAACGTGCGCGAGCTGGCCAACCTGCTGGAGCGCGCGGTGGCTTTGGCCGACCACGACACGCTGGTGCCGGAGGACTTCGACCTGCCGGGCGGCGGCGACGGCGGCCTGGCGTCGCTGCTGGACCGCGCCTCGGGAGAGGCCGCGCCCCTGGAGGAGGTGGAGCGCGCCTACGTGCGCCGGGTGGTGGAGGCCCAGGGCGGCAACAAGGCCGCCGCCGCGCGCATCCTGGGCATCAACCGGCGCACGCTGTACCGCAAGCTGGACCTGGAGGAGTGA
- a CDS encoding efflux RND transporter periplasmic adaptor subunit translates to MNRTLLLGLWAFSAACSGAATSSAPAERAAPAPVKEGVVKLAEASWAFVTVSPVRADASSAAIQAPARVAFRDGALSRLVAPLAGRVVSVHVRTGDTVRPGDALVTLDCPEAAAARTAVATATAALREAQVAFDREARMLEQGVTTERERLSAETRLAEARAELARAQASVGFVGTGSGTTVVLRAPLAGTVLSRSAAEGIAVQPGGDVLVEVGDPSALWVVADVFERDLPRVREGARARVTLPSVHAPLEGKVESVGAVVAGGSRTAPVRITLDAPEQGLRPGMFGRVRIDAPDASLTLPVEAVLLRNGKESVVYVQQGAGTFVRRPVVVAQPVEGRVQVIEGLSPGDPVVTRGALLLDGAADQLL, encoded by the coding sequence ATGAACAGGACCCTGCTCCTTGGCCTCTGGGCCTTCTCCGCCGCCTGCTCGGGCGCGGCCACCTCCTCCGCCCCCGCCGAGCGCGCGGCGCCCGCCCCCGTGAAGGAGGGGGTGGTGAAGCTCGCCGAGGCCTCCTGGGCCTTCGTCACCGTCAGCCCGGTGAGGGCGGACGCCAGCAGCGCGGCGATCCAGGCGCCCGCGCGCGTGGCCTTCCGGGACGGGGCGCTGTCCCGGCTGGTGGCGCCCCTGGCGGGCCGGGTGGTGAGCGTCCACGTGCGCACCGGCGACACGGTGAGGCCGGGGGACGCGCTGGTGACGCTGGACTGCCCGGAGGCCGCGGCGGCGCGCACGGCGGTGGCCACGGCGACGGCGGCGCTGCGCGAGGCCCAGGTCGCCTTCGACCGCGAGGCCCGCATGCTGGAGCAGGGCGTGACGACGGAGCGCGAGCGCCTGTCCGCGGAGACGCGGCTGGCGGAGGCGCGGGCGGAGCTGGCGCGGGCGCAGGCGTCCGTGGGCTTCGTGGGCACGGGCAGCGGCACCACGGTGGTGCTGCGCGCGCCGCTGGCGGGCACGGTGTTGAGCCGGAGCGCGGCGGAGGGCATCGCCGTGCAGCCGGGCGGGGACGTGCTGGTGGAGGTGGGGGACCCGTCGGCGCTGTGGGTGGTGGCGGACGTGTTCGAGCGTGACTTGCCGCGGGTGCGCGAGGGCGCGCGGGCGCGGGTGACGCTGCCGTCGGTGCACGCGCCGCTGGAGGGGAAGGTGGAGTCGGTGGGCGCGGTGGTGGCGGGCGGCTCGCGGACGGCGCCGGTGCGCATCACCCTGGACGCGCCGGAGCAGGGGCTGCGGCCCGGCATGTTCGGGCGCGTGCGCATCGACGCGCCGGACGCCAGCCTGACCTTGCCGGTGGAGGCGGTGCTGCTGCGCAACGGCAAGGAGTCGGTGGTGTACGTGCAGCAAGGGGCCGGCACCTTCGTGCGGCGCCCCGTCGTCGTCGCGCAACCGGTGGAGGGCCGGGTGCAGGTCATCGAGGGCCTGTCACCGGGGGACCCGGTCGTCACGCGGGGCGCGCTCTTGCTGGATGGCGCGGCGGACCAGCTTCTCTAG
- the epsE gene encoding exopolysaccharide biosynthesis GT4 family glycosyltransferase EpsE produces the protein MPSAVQKIGYLIPEFPGQTHIFFWRELQALPGKGVTPELVSTRPPPARIISHSWAREAMSRTEYLAPPGPLGVAKAAAEVARAMPTGWARCLASIARAEGLDAKGRAQLLAFAVMGGRLASLARERGWTHVHVHSCANAAHVALFANLLSGLPYSLTLHGPLDDYGPNQREKWRHAKFAFVITKKLLKEVHEELAGALPSRIELAPMGVELRKFNRAVPYAAWTGEGPLRVFSCGRLNPCKGHADLIDAVGMLRAKGLDARLSIAGEDEAGGTTYRKVLEAKVQESGLGDAVTLLGAVSEDVVRGEIERAHIFSLASLQEPLGVAIMEAMAMRVPVVVTGAGGVPELVDDGVDGILVPPQQPGILADRLEAVARDAQEAHRLGEAGRRKVETTFSSERSADMLAKLLQRAVV, from the coding sequence ATGCCATCCGCTGTGCAGAAGATTGGCTATTTGATTCCCGAGTTCCCCGGACAGACGCACATCTTCTTCTGGCGCGAGCTGCAGGCGCTGCCGGGGAAGGGCGTGACGCCGGAGCTGGTGTCCACGCGTCCGCCGCCCGCGCGCATCATCTCGCATAGCTGGGCGCGCGAGGCCATGTCGCGCACGGAGTACCTGGCGCCGCCGGGGCCCCTGGGGGTCGCCAAGGCCGCCGCGGAGGTGGCCCGCGCCATGCCCACGGGCTGGGCCCGGTGCCTGGCCTCCATCGCCCGCGCGGAGGGGCTGGACGCGAAGGGCCGCGCGCAGCTCCTGGCCTTCGCCGTCATGGGCGGCCGGCTGGCGTCGCTGGCGCGGGAGCGGGGCTGGACGCACGTCCACGTCCACTCGTGCGCCAACGCCGCGCACGTGGCGCTCTTCGCGAACCTCCTGTCGGGGCTGCCCTACAGCCTGACGCTGCACGGTCCGCTGGACGACTACGGCCCCAACCAGCGCGAGAAGTGGCGCCACGCGAAGTTCGCCTTCGTCATCACGAAGAAGCTGCTCAAGGAAGTGCATGAGGAACTGGCCGGCGCGCTGCCCTCGCGCATCGAGCTGGCGCCCATGGGCGTGGAGCTGCGCAAGTTCAACCGCGCCGTGCCGTACGCGGCGTGGACGGGGGAGGGCCCGCTGCGCGTCTTCTCTTGCGGCCGCCTCAACCCCTGCAAGGGCCACGCGGACCTCATCGACGCGGTGGGGATGCTGCGCGCCAAGGGGCTGGACGCGCGGCTGTCCATCGCGGGCGAGGACGAGGCCGGCGGCACCACGTACCGCAAGGTGCTGGAGGCCAAGGTCCAGGAGTCGGGCCTGGGCGACGCGGTGACGCTGCTGGGCGCGGTGAGCGAGGACGTGGTGCGCGGGGAAATCGAGCGCGCGCACATCTTCTCCCTGGCCAGCCTCCAGGAGCCGCTGGGCGTGGCCATCATGGAGGCCATGGCCATGCGCGTGCCGGTGGTGGTGACGGGCGCGGGCGGTGTGCCGGAGTTGGTGGATGACGGCGTGGACGGAATCCTCGTCCCCCCACAGCAGCCCGGCATCCTGGCGGACAGGCTGGAGGCCGTGGCGCGCGACGCCCAGGAGGCGCACCGGCTGGGCGAGGCCGGCCGCCGCAAGGTGGAGACGACGTTCAGCAGCGAGCGCAGCGCGGACATGCTCGCGAAGCTGCTCCAGCGGGCGGTGGTGTAG
- the epsH gene encoding exopolysaccharide biosynthesis glycosyltransferase EpsH gives MPAPRPRVLLIAELCNPDWVSVPLEGWSLYRALAEVADVHLVTHVRNRENILKQGVQEGSRFTALDSTPVEKPLDKVGEVLRGKTGVGWTTATALSALPYYYFEEVLWRRFGPRIEAGEFDLVHRYTPISPTTPSTLAARCKKAGVPFVMGPLNGGLPWPKGFGGARRREKEWLSYVRDVYKLMPFYKSTREHASAILTGSRATRGQVPARWQGKTVYVPENAIDTRRFGTAKSEGPVELPLRVAFVGRFVPYKGMAMLMEAAAPLIREGKVVLEYIGDGQEMANLKAQAAREGIESGVTFAGWVKHHELQGRLAKNHVFGFPSVREFGGAVVCEAMALGLVPIVMDYGGPGEIVSPATGFAIQMGTPEEIVQRVREVLTKLAADPSVIRPMGERARERIFKHFTWEAKAEQVLEVYRWVLGERAQPDWGMPLAD, from the coding sequence ATGCCTGCTCCCCGCCCTCGCGTCCTCCTGATTGCCGAGCTGTGCAACCCCGACTGGGTGAGCGTCCCGCTCGAAGGCTGGTCGCTCTACCGCGCCCTGGCCGAGGTGGCGGACGTGCACCTGGTCACCCACGTGCGCAACCGGGAGAACATCCTCAAGCAGGGCGTGCAGGAGGGCTCCCGGTTCACCGCGCTGGACTCCACGCCGGTGGAGAAGCCGCTCGACAAGGTGGGCGAGGTGCTGCGGGGCAAGACGGGGGTGGGCTGGACGACGGCCACCGCGCTGAGCGCGCTGCCCTACTACTACTTCGAGGAGGTGCTCTGGCGCCGCTTCGGCCCGCGCATCGAGGCGGGGGAGTTCGACCTGGTGCACCGCTACACGCCCATCAGCCCCACCACGCCCAGCACCCTGGCGGCGCGCTGCAAGAAGGCGGGCGTGCCCTTCGTCATGGGGCCGCTCAACGGCGGCCTGCCGTGGCCCAAGGGCTTTGGCGGCGCGCGGCGGCGGGAGAAGGAGTGGCTCAGCTACGTGCGGGACGTCTACAAGCTGATGCCCTTCTACAAGTCCACGCGGGAGCACGCGTCCGCCATCCTCACCGGCTCGCGCGCCACGCGAGGCCAGGTGCCGGCGCGGTGGCAGGGCAAGACGGTGTACGTGCCGGAGAACGCCATCGACACCCGGCGCTTCGGCACGGCGAAGTCGGAGGGCCCGGTGGAGCTGCCGCTGCGGGTGGCCTTCGTGGGCCGCTTCGTGCCCTACAAGGGCATGGCCATGCTGATGGAGGCCGCCGCGCCGCTCATCCGCGAGGGCAAGGTGGTGCTGGAGTACATCGGTGACGGGCAGGAGATGGCCAACCTCAAGGCCCAGGCGGCGCGCGAGGGCATCGAGTCCGGCGTCACCTTCGCCGGCTGGGTGAAGCACCACGAACTCCAGGGCCGGCTGGCGAAGAACCACGTCTTCGGCTTCCCCAGCGTGCGCGAGTTCGGCGGCGCGGTGGTGTGCGAGGCCATGGCGCTGGGGCTGGTGCCCATCGTCATGGACTACGGCGGCCCGGGGGAAATCGTGAGCCCGGCCACCGGCTTCGCCATCCAGATGGGCACGCCGGAGGAAATCGTCCAGCGCGTGCGCGAGGTGCTCACGAAGCTGGCGGCGGACCCGTCCGTCATCCGCCCCATGGGGGAGCGCGCCCGCGAGCGCATCTTCAAGCACTTCACCTGGGAGGCGAAGGCGGAGCAGGTGCTGGAGGTGTACCGCTGGGTGCTGGGCGAGCGCGCTCAGCCGGACTGGGGCATGCCGCTGGCGGACTGA
- the wzy gene encoding exopolysaccharide repeat unit polymerase, translating into MYAPHRPPYLRYTALLAFLVLATVGGALLHPVVALAPVLGLGVVWVILKVPVKYPVVVVTWLVLAVDYVPERPQAGLWPSPLYPLGELMFAQLSYITKIGALRFPLVDVLILGLMGLAMYRRVKGSSIDPEPLPMPRPLLFAVALSLIAILWMEVRGIARGGDIKNSLWQWHQAAMMPFIVAMYHYAMRGPEDWPLFAKTIILAGLTKSAVSTYFAMVVVHELGVEVEYTTSHSDSMTFVFALLVAVLRFVEKPKSAHVLRGLSIIALIGIGMIFNDRRLAYVSFAGCLLAAFLINPWTPLKKFLVRLTPFFVPFIVVYIAAGWNSGSSVFAPVQTIRSLIDGQGGEGNLDYRDIENLDMIATWAQFPILGTGYGHEFLEPIPLPDIAFVFPQYRFHPHNSLLGLFAFGGMLGYTGVWLYLAVTVYLVVRAYHRSNVSEHRAAALIIVGLVATYINQVFGDMGIISYICTFQISLAVAMTGKLAVHTGAWPMPRSRLLGAAPTAPVPPPGAITYPNEEAPEPTAARKG; encoded by the coding sequence ATGTACGCCCCTCACCGGCCGCCCTACCTGCGCTACACCGCGCTGCTCGCCTTCCTGGTGCTGGCCACCGTGGGCGGCGCCCTCCTCCACCCCGTCGTGGCCCTGGCCCCGGTGCTGGGGCTGGGGGTGGTGTGGGTCATCTTGAAGGTGCCGGTGAAGTACCCGGTGGTGGTGGTGACCTGGCTCGTCCTGGCGGTGGACTACGTGCCGGAGCGGCCCCAGGCGGGCCTCTGGCCCTCGCCGCTGTACCCGCTGGGCGAGCTGATGTTCGCGCAGCTCAGCTACATCACCAAAATCGGGGCGCTGCGCTTCCCGCTGGTGGACGTGCTCATCCTGGGGCTGATGGGGCTGGCGATGTACCGCCGGGTGAAGGGGTCCAGCATCGACCCGGAGCCCCTGCCCATGCCGCGGCCGCTGCTCTTCGCGGTGGCGCTGTCCCTCATCGCCATCCTCTGGATGGAGGTGCGGGGTATCGCCCGGGGCGGGGACATCAAGAACTCGCTCTGGCAATGGCACCAGGCCGCGATGATGCCCTTCATCGTCGCCATGTATCACTACGCGATGCGGGGGCCGGAGGACTGGCCCCTCTTCGCGAAGACCATCATCCTGGCCGGCCTCACCAAGTCCGCGGTGAGCACCTACTTCGCCATGGTGGTGGTGCACGAGCTGGGGGTGGAGGTGGAGTACACCACGTCCCACTCGGACTCGATGACCTTCGTCTTCGCCCTGCTGGTGGCGGTGCTGCGCTTCGTGGAGAAGCCCAAGTCCGCGCACGTGCTGCGCGGCCTGAGCATCATCGCGCTCATCGGCATTGGCATGATTTTCAACGACCGGCGCCTGGCCTACGTCAGCTTCGCCGGCTGCCTGCTGGCGGCCTTCCTCATCAACCCGTGGACGCCGCTGAAGAAGTTCCTGGTCCGGCTGACGCCCTTCTTCGTGCCCTTCATCGTCGTGTACATCGCGGCGGGGTGGAACTCCGGCTCGTCCGTCTTCGCGCCGGTGCAGACCATCCGCTCGCTGATTGATGGCCAGGGCGGCGAGGGCAACCTGGACTACCGCGACATCGAGAACCTGGACATGATCGCGACGTGGGCCCAGTTCCCCATATTGGGCACCGGCTACGGCCATGAGTTCCTGGAGCCCATCCCGCTGCCGGACATCGCCTTCGTCTTCCCCCAGTACCGCTTCCACCCGCACAACTCGCTGCTGGGGCTCTTCGCCTTCGGCGGGATGCTGGGCTACACGGGCGTGTGGCTGTACCTGGCCGTCACCGTCTACCTGGTGGTGCGCGCGTACCACCGCTCCAACGTGTCGGAGCACCGCGCCGCCGCGCTCATCATCGTGGGGCTGGTGGCCACGTACATCAACCAGGTGTTCGGCGACATGGGCATCATCTCGTACATCTGCACGTTCCAGATATCGCTGGCCGTGGCGATGACGGGGAAGCTCGCGGTGCACACCGGCGCGTGGCCCATGCCCCGCAGCCGGCTGCTGGGCGCGGCGCCCACCGCGCCCGTGCCGCCGCCGGGCGCCATCACCTATCCGAACGAGGAAGCCCCCGAGCCCACCGCCGCGCGCAAGGGCTGA
- the epsF gene encoding response regulator EpsF, giving the protein MTAPEQPTFHAPTRLEPLVTSVLLVDDNAANLLALEAVLEPLGQRLVRASSGPEALRWLLREEFAVILLDVQMPGVDGFETARLIRQRQRTRYTPIIFLTAHSRDEAHLVHGYTVGAADYVVKPFHPDVLRWKVEAFVGLYLHQQRLQRHETALWERERRMLEQQGELRFRRLVDTMPQFVWELLLDGTIGYANRGWLDYAGLTPEQGRRWKDTLHCLHPEDVSPLRAAWQEAQRAGHPLEQECRLRRADGEYRWFLSRTIPERDEQGRLAGWVSTATDIDDARRAVETLRAASEAKDMFLTMAAHELRTPLQAARGYAHLASVKAGDALAPGVDKALQGIHRSVNRMAKLVENLLDVGRIQRGELHVEPRALDVGALLRDVAEHFQPLPDGQRIELDAPEGLLVPGDRERLDQVFTNLVSNALRYSPEGGSIRLVAREDAGRVHVAVVDHGLGIPCGKLEDIFERFSRAHGISYGGLGLGLSIARGIVERHGGRIWAESAGNEGEGSTFHVVLPVAPGRSSSA; this is encoded by the coding sequence GTGACTGCGCCCGAGCAACCCACGTTCCATGCACCCACCCGGCTGGAGCCGCTCGTCACGAGCGTCCTGCTGGTGGATGACAACGCGGCCAACCTGCTCGCGCTGGAGGCCGTCCTGGAGCCGCTGGGCCAGCGGCTGGTGAGGGCGTCCTCCGGCCCCGAGGCCCTGCGGTGGCTGCTTCGGGAGGAGTTCGCCGTCATCCTGCTGGACGTGCAGATGCCCGGCGTGGACGGCTTCGAGACGGCCCGCCTCATCCGGCAGCGTCAGCGCACGCGCTACACGCCCATCATCTTCCTCACCGCGCACAGCCGCGACGAGGCCCACCTGGTGCATGGCTACACGGTGGGCGCGGCGGACTACGTGGTGAAGCCCTTCCACCCGGACGTGCTGCGCTGGAAGGTGGAGGCCTTCGTCGGGCTGTACCTCCATCAGCAGCGGCTCCAGCGGCATGAAACGGCGCTGTGGGAGCGCGAGCGGCGGATGCTGGAGCAGCAGGGCGAGCTGCGCTTCCGCCGGCTGGTGGACACCATGCCCCAGTTCGTCTGGGAGCTGCTGCTGGACGGCACCATCGGCTACGCGAACCGGGGCTGGCTGGACTACGCGGGGCTGACGCCGGAGCAGGGGCGGCGGTGGAAGGACACCCTGCACTGCCTCCACCCGGAGGACGTCTCCCCCCTCCGCGCCGCCTGGCAGGAGGCCCAGCGCGCCGGCCACCCGCTGGAGCAGGAGTGCCGGCTGCGGCGGGCGGATGGGGAGTACCGCTGGTTCCTGTCCCGCACCATCCCGGAGCGGGATGAACAGGGCCGGCTCGCCGGCTGGGTCTCCACGGCGACGGACATCGACGACGCGCGCCGCGCGGTGGAGACGCTGCGGGCGGCCAGCGAGGCCAAGGACATGTTCCTCACCATGGCGGCGCACGAGCTGCGCACGCCGCTCCAGGCCGCGCGGGGCTACGCGCACCTGGCCTCGGTGAAGGCGGGGGACGCGCTGGCGCCGGGCGTGGACAAGGCGTTGCAGGGCATCCACCGCAGCGTGAATCGCATGGCGAAGCTGGTGGAGAACCTGCTCGACGTGGGCCGCATCCAGCGGGGCGAGCTGCACGTGGAGCCCAGGGCGCTGGACGTGGGCGCGCTGCTGCGCGACGTGGCCGAGCACTTCCAGCCGCTGCCGGACGGCCAGCGCATCGAGCTGGACGCGCCCGAAGGGCTGCTGGTGCCCGGGGACCGCGAGCGGCTGGACCAGGTGTTCACCAACCTGGTGTCGAACGCGCTGCGCTACTCACCGGAGGGCGGGAGCATCCGGCTGGTCGCGCGTGAGGACGCGGGCCGCGTGCACGTGGCGGTGGTGGACCACGGGCTGGGCATCCCCTGCGGGAAGCTGGAGGACATCTTCGAGCGCTTCAGCCGCGCGCACGGGATTTCCTACGGCGGCTTGGGCCTGGGGCTGTCGATTGCCCGGGGCATCGTGGAGCGCCACGGCGGCCGCATCTGGGCGGAGTCCGCCGGCAACGAGGGCGAGGGCAGCACCTTCCACGTCGTGCTGCCGGTGGCGCCGGGCAGGTCGTCGTCGGCGTGA